The Maridesulfovibrio frigidus DSM 17176 genome has a segment encoding these proteins:
- a CDS encoding AAA family ATPase, producing MNSAGEIPSLESLERRADRITAKAVSRVDDWIATRSEIQKTDLFLQIAPDAEKKMEELTTALFGELLSELETNLTHAIREILGQDREVKAVASIRDKKLQVDFQILNQGGEEDIMVGQGGSVCNILSVGLRLIALSRLNPEAHRPFLVLDEQDCWLRPDLVPRFMELISTIAERLNFQVLVISHHPLDLFEGSAESILALEPNRDSGVKIVKVK from the coding sequence GTGAATTCTGCCGGAGAAATTCCATCTCTTGAATCCTTAGAGCGAAGGGCGGACAGGATCACAGCAAAAGCCGTGTCCAGAGTCGATGACTGGATAGCTACGCGTTCTGAGATACAGAAAACTGATCTGTTTTTGCAAATCGCTCCTGATGCTGAAAAGAAAATGGAAGAGCTTACCACAGCATTGTTCGGTGAACTGCTCAGCGAACTCGAAACGAACCTCACTCATGCCATACGGGAAATTCTCGGGCAGGATAGAGAGGTTAAAGCTGTTGCGTCCATAAGGGATAAAAAGCTGCAAGTCGATTTCCAGATCCTTAATCAGGGCGGAGAAGAAGATATTATGGTCGGGCAGGGTGGATCTGTTTGTAACATCCTTTCTGTAGGGCTTCGCCTTATTGCTCTTTCAAGACTTAATCCTGAAGCGCATCGTCCATTTTTGGTTCTTGATGAGCAAGACTGCTGGCTAAGGCCGGATCTGGTCCCTCGCTTTATGGAATTGATTAGTACTATTGCCGAAAGGCTGAACTTTCAGGTTCTGGTTATCAGTCATCATCCGCTCGATTTGTTTGAAGGAAGTGCAGAAAGCATTCTAGCTCTTGAACCCAATCGGGATTCAGGCGTAAAGATTGTAAAAGTGAAGTAG